Sequence from the Mesorhizobium sp. PAMC28654 genome:
GCTACTTCACCATTTCCAGTTCTCGCGCAGCTATCCCCGCCTGCCGGCGGCGGACGCGACCGTCATTCCGCTGCTGTCGGACATCCCGGTGATCGGGCCGGCCTTCTTCAAACACCATCTGATCGTCTATCTGGCGGTCGCGCTGGTGTTCGGCATGAGCTACCTCTACCGACGCACGCAGCTCGGCCTCAATCTGCAGGCCGCCGGCGACAAGCCGGCCGCGCTTGACGTCGCCGGCATCGACGTCATCAGGACCCGTACCATCGCGGTGCTGACGACCGGGGCACTGGCGGGGCTCGGCGGCGCCTATCTCGCCAATGTCGGGGCCGGCCTGTTCATTCCGTTCATCACCAACGGCGCCGGCTTTCTCGGCATCGTGCTGGCCATGCTGGCGCGGGGACGGCCGATCTGGGTGCTGTTCGGCGCCTTGCTGTTCGGCGTCTGCCTATCGCTGACGACCGCCATGCAGGTGGCGGGCATCAACATACCGACCGACGTCATCCAGATGCTGCCGTTCCTGGCTGTCATGATCATGCTGGTGCTGTTCGGGCGGCGCGCCAGCCTGCCGGCGGCACTCGGCATTCCATACGAGCGCGGTGCGCGCTGACAACAACAGATGCGCGGACGGGACCCGCGCCAAAACAGGAGGCAACAATGTCGGATACCAAGGTCTACCTGCTCGACGGCGGCTCGCTCGTTCTCGACGGCTATCATGTGTTCTGGAATCGCGGCCCTGGTGGCGAAGTGCGCTTCCCGGTCTATTCGATCCTGATCGAGCATGCCGAGGGCCGCTTCCTCATCGACACCGGCTACGACTACGACCACGTCATGAAGGTGCTGCCGTTCGAAAAGCCGATCCAGGAAAAGCACCAGACGATTCCCGGTGCGCTTGCCCTGCTTGGGCTCGAGCCGAAGGACATCGACGTCGTCGTCAATTCGCATTTCCATTTCGACCATTGCGGCGGCAACAAGTATTTTCCACATGCCAAGAAAATCTGCCACCGCACGGAGGTGCCGCAGGCCTGCAGCCCCGAGCCTTTCGAACATCTCGGCTATTCGGACCTGAGCTTCTCGGCGGAAGCGGCGGAGGCCCGTGGCGCGACCGCGCAGCTGCTGGCCGGCACGACGCGCGCCAACTCGACCTTCGAAGGGATCGACGGCGACATCGATCTTGCCAAGGGCGTCAAGCTGATCTCGACGCCGGGCCATTCGATCGGCCATTACAGCCTGCTGGTCGAGTTCCCCAAGCGCAAGCCGATCATGTTCACCATCGACGCCGCCTATACGCAGAAGAGCCTTGAAACGCTGTGCCAGGCGGCCTTCCACATCGACCCGGTCGCGGGCGTCAATTCCATGCGCAAAGTGAAGAAACTGGCCGAGGATCACGGCGCCGAGCTGATGTACTCGCACGACATGGACAACTTCAAGACCTACAAGACCGGCACCCAGTTCTACGGCTAGATCAGGATGATGGTTGCACCATTCATCCTGATCTAGCTTTTTGTTGGAGCATGATCTCTGGACAAACGAAAACCGTTTGTCCGCGAAAACCGGTTCCCACTTTTCGGGATCATGCTCTAATCGCCGCCAATCCGGAGACAAGACCATGCGCTATTCAGATCACGCCGATCCGGTCATCACGCTGACCGCGGGCCCGGTAAACGCCTATCCAGAAGTGCTGCGCGGCCTCTCGCGCACGGTGCTTTACGACTACGACCCGGCGTTCCAGCTGTTCTACGAGAAGGTGGTCGACAAGGCGCAGAAGGCAATGCGGCTGTCCAACAAGCCGCTGATCCTGCATGGCGAGCCGGTGCTGGGCCTCGAGGCCGCCGCTGCATCCTTGATCACGCCCGACGACGTCGTGCTCAATCTTGCTTCCGGCGTCTACGGCAAGGGGTTCGGCTACTGGGCGAAACGCTATTCGCCGCATCTGCTCGAAATCGAGGTGCCCTATAACGAGGCGATCGACCCGCAAGCGGTTGCTGACATGCTCAAGGCGCATCCGGAAATCACCATCGTATCCGTCTGCCACCACGACACGCCGTCGGGTACCATCAACCCGATCGACGCCATCGGCGCACTGGTCTCGGCCCATGGCGCCTACCTGATCGTCGACGCGGTTTCTTCGTTCGGCGGCATGAAGACACATCCCGAGGACTGCAAAGCCGACATCTATGTGACCGGCCCCGGTAAGTGCCTGGGAGCGCCGCCGGCGCTGACGATCATGGGCGTCAGCGAGCGCGCCTGGGCCAAGATGAAAGCCAACAAGGCAGCACCCCGCGCGTCGGTGCTGAGCATCGTCGACTGGGAATACGCCTGGTCGCGCGACAAGCCGTTTCCGTTCACCCCCTCGGTGGCGGAAGTGAACGGCCTTGATGTCGCGCTCGACCTCTATCTCACCGAAGGCCCCGAGGCCGTATGGGCGCGCCACGCGCTGACGGCAAAGACCATGCGTACGGGCGTCGTCGGCATGGGCCTGTCGATCTGGGCCGCCAACGACAAGATCGCCTCGCCAAGCACCACGGCCGTGCGCACGCCCGAGGGCGTCGATGAAAAGGCGCTGAGGATAGCGGCGCGTGCTCGCTACGGCGTGGTGTTTTCATCGGGCCGCGGCGAAACGTTGGGCAAGCTGACGCGCATCGGCCATATGGGCCCGACTGCGCAGCCGATCTATGCGATCGCGGCGCTGACGGCGCTTGGCGGCGCCATGAACGCGGCCGGCCAGAAGCTTGCGGTCGGCAAGGGCATAGACGCGGCGCTGGCGGTTATCGACGCCGACGCCTGAACACACATCACCAGATCAAAGATTGAGGGAGCATTTTTCATGACTGGACGGCTTGCGGGAAAGACGGCGCTGGTTACGGGCGCGGCACAGGGCATCGGCAAGGCGATCGCGACGCGGCTCGCGGCCGACGGGGCTACCGTCATCGTCAGCGACATCAATGCCGAGGGCGCCAAGGCCGCCGCCGCGTCGATTGGCGGAAAGGTCAAGGCGATCACCGCCGACATTTCCGATCCGGCATCGGTCAAGGCGCTGTTTGCCGAGATCCAGGCGCTGACCGGCGGCGTCGACATCCTGGTCAACAATGCCAGCATCGTGCCGTTCATCGCCTGGGACGATGTCGACCTCGATCATTGGCGCAAGATCATCGACGTCAACCTCACCGGCACCTTCATCGTCAGCCGCGCGGCGACCGACCAGATGCGGGCGGCGGGCAAGGCCGGACGGGTGATCAGCATCGCCTCCAACACCTTCTTCGCCGGCACGCCCAACATGGCGGCTTACGTCGCGGCCAAGGGTGGCGTCATCGGCTTCACCCGGGCGATGGCCACCGAACTTGGCAAATACAACATCACGGCAAACGCGGTGACGCCTGGCCTGATCGAGAGCGACGGCGTCAAGGCCAGCCCGCACAATGAGGCGTTCGGTTTCGTCGAGATGCTGCAGGCGATGAAGGGCAAGGGCCAGCCGGAGCACATCGCCGATGTCGTGTCGTTCCTGGCGAGCGAGGACGCGCGCTGGATCACCGGCCAGACGCTGAATGTCGATGCCGGAATGATCAGACACTAAAGCGCGTCGCGTCGAAACGGATCAATGCGACGCGCTTTAGGTCTTTTGTTTTTATGCATGTCGTTCTCCCAAAACCGAGGTCACTTTTGGGCGACATGCATTAGGCAGGGTCGCTCATACCACTCGTTTCTGGTAGCCGTTGCCTCTCTTGCATCTCATGACGCCACAGGAAGGCAACGGCGCCCAGCATCATCAAGGCCAGCCCGAACCACGTGGCGGCATAGATCAGGTGG
This genomic interval carries:
- the ppaT gene encoding pyridoxamine--pyruvate transaminase produces the protein MRYSDHADPVITLTAGPVNAYPEVLRGLSRTVLYDYDPAFQLFYEKVVDKAQKAMRLSNKPLILHGEPVLGLEAAAASLITPDDVVLNLASGVYGKGFGYWAKRYSPHLLEIEVPYNEAIDPQAVADMLKAHPEITIVSVCHHDTPSGTINPIDAIGALVSAHGAYLIVDAVSSFGGMKTHPEDCKADIYVTGPGKCLGAPPALTIMGVSERAWAKMKANKAAPRASVLSIVDWEYAWSRDKPFPFTPSVAEVNGLDVALDLYLTEGPEAVWARHALTAKTMRTGVVGMGLSIWAANDKIASPSTTAVRTPEGVDEKALRIAARARYGVVFSSGRGETLGKLTRIGHMGPTAQPIYAIAALTALGGAMNAAGQKLAVGKGIDAALAVIDADA
- the pldA gene encoding 4-pyridoxolactonase — its product is MSDTKVYLLDGGSLVLDGYHVFWNRGPGGEVRFPVYSILIEHAEGRFLIDTGYDYDHVMKVLPFEKPIQEKHQTIPGALALLGLEPKDIDVVVNSHFHFDHCGGNKYFPHAKKICHRTEVPQACSPEPFEHLGYSDLSFSAEAAEARGATAQLLAGTTRANSTFEGIDGDIDLAKGVKLISTPGHSIGHYSLLVEFPKRKPIMFTIDAAYTQKSLETLCQAAFHIDPVAGVNSMRKVKKLAEDHGAELMYSHDMDNFKTYKTGTQFYG
- the pldH gene encoding pyridoxal 4-dehydrogenase, SDR-type produces the protein MTGRLAGKTALVTGAAQGIGKAIATRLAADGATVIVSDINAEGAKAAAASIGGKVKAITADISDPASVKALFAEIQALTGGVDILVNNASIVPFIAWDDVDLDHWRKIIDVNLTGTFIVSRAATDQMRAAGKAGRVISIASNTFFAGTPNMAAYVAAKGGVIGFTRAMATELGKYNITANAVTPGLIESDGVKASPHNEAFGFVEMLQAMKGKGQPEHIADVVSFLASEDARWITGQTLNVDAGMIRH
- a CDS encoding putative B6 ABC transporter permease subunit 1, whose translation is MTGLFSEVFLSALLFGAVTAAIPLLLAGLGEQMSEKAGVLNIGIEGMMLAGAYLGFVGAFYSGSLWLGFLTGAAGGAAVASIMALLCVRIGLNQIVIGIALTLGLEGLTALLHHFQFSRSYPRLPAADATVIPLLSDIPVIGPAFFKHHLIVYLAVALVFGMSYLYRRTQLGLNLQAAGDKPAALDVAGIDVIRTRTIAVLTTGALAGLGGAYLANVGAGLFIPFITNGAGFLGIVLAMLARGRPIWVLFGALLFGVCLSLTTAMQVAGINIPTDVIQMLPFLAVMIMLVLFGRRASLPAALGIPYERGAR